A single region of the Palaemon carinicauda isolate YSFRI2023 chromosome 17, ASM3689809v2, whole genome shotgun sequence genome encodes:
- the LOC137655976 gene encoding probable cyclin-dependent serine/threonine-protein kinase DDB_G0292550: MSKLIEKIISEQLWAHIDELELFPENQSAYRANHSTETTLCSIMNDMIGLLDEGKCGILIMLDLSAAFDTVVHEYLLDDLKSIGVTEEALEFLRSYLMNRKTIVEVSGNRSSERILMKGVPQGSVGRCLGALLPHSNGNGNGGYTYGNGNGNGVYVNGNSNGNGNGVYANGNGNGNGVYANGNGNGNGVYGNGNGNIFSGNTNGNGVLNGANGNGYGNGAYTNGNGNGIAVNGNGAYGNGNGANGNGNGAYANGNGVNGNGNGVYTNGNGNGIAVNGNGAYSNGNGNGAYTNGNGFGVNGINGNGFAVNGLAALAEAIPGGGVPGQDYPILASVPITEFVCDGLLPGYYADISSESRCQVFHICQADGRLDSFLCPNGTIFHQQFFVCDWYYNVDCSSSPQFFGLNADIGRVNGNGNGGANGNGNGIVIANGNGFTNGNGAVNGNGYTNGNGNGYTNGNGAVNGNGYTNGNGAVNGNGYTNGNSAVNGNGYTNGNGAVNGNGHTNGNGAVNGNGYTNGNGAVNGNGYTNGNSAINGNGNGYTNGNGNGYANGDGVINGNGNGYSNGNGNGYTNGNGNGYTNGNGNGYTNGNGNGNGYTNGNGNENGYTNGNGNGYTNGNGNGYTNGNGNGYTNGNGNGYTNGNGNGYTNGNGNGNGYTNGNGNENGYTNGNGNGYTNGNGNGYTNGNGNGYTNGKGNGYTNGNGNGYTNGNGNGYTNGNGNGYTNGNGNGYTNGNGNGYTNGNGVINGNGNGYTKRNGAANGNGYSNGIGKKNGYRNGKSNGYGYSG, translated from the exons atgtcgaagcttattgaaaaaatcataagtgagcaattatgggcgcatattgatgagttagagctATTCccagaaaatcaatcggcctacagagctaatcactctacagaaactaccttatgctcaataatgaatgatatgataggtcttcttgatgaaggAAAGTGTGGAAtcttgattatgttagatcttagtgctgctttcgatactgttgtgcacgagtacttacttgacgacttaaagtccattggagtgactgaggaagcactggaatttttgcgaagctacttaatgAACAgaaagactattgtagaagtttctggaaaccgatccagtgagagaattcttatgaaaggtgtaccacagg GTTCGGTAGGAAGATGTTTAGGCGCCCTACTCCCCCATAGCAACGGCAACGGAAATGGTGGTTATACTTATGGCAATGGCAACGGAAATGGCGTTTATGTTAATGGAAACAGCAATGGCAACGGAAATGGCGTCTATGCTAATGGTAACGGCAATGGAAATGGAGTTTATGCTAATGGAAACGGCAACGGAAATGGAGTTTATGGTAATGGCAACGGCAATATTTTCAGTGGCAATACGAACGGCAATGGCGTACTGAATGGGGCCAATGGAAATGGTTATGGCAATGGAGCGTACACTAATGGTAATGGCAATGGAATTGCTGTCAATGGCAACGGTGCTTATGGCAATGGCAACGGTGCTAATGGCAATGGCAACGGCGCATACGCAAACGGCAATGGAGTCAACGGAAACGGTAATGGAGTATACACGAATGGTAATGGCAACGGAATTGCAGTCAACGGCAACGGCGCCTATAGCAATGGCAATGGAAATGGAGCTTACACCAACGGCAACGGCTTCGGAGTTAACGGCATCAATGGAAACGGTTTCGCTGTGAACGGATTAGCAGCCTTGGCCGAAGCCATCCCGGGAGGCGGTGTGCCCGGGCAAGACTACCCCATTTTGGCATCAGTGCCCATCACAGAATTCGTTTGCGACGGTCTCCTTCCCGGGTATTATGCTGATATTTCTTCTGAATCAAGATGCCAG GTGTTCCACATCTGCCAGGCGGACGGGAGACTGGACTCCTTCCTGTGCCCCAACGGGACCATCTTCCACCAGCAGTTCTTCGTGTGTGATTGGTATTACAACGTCGACTGCTCCAGCTCGCCTCAGTTCTTCGGCCTCAACGCTGACATTGGCAGAgtcaatggcaatggcaatggtgGTGCCAATGGAAATGGTAATGGAATTGTCATTGCCAATGGAAATGGCTTCACCAACGGTAATGGTGCTgtcaatggaaatggctacaccaacggtaatggaaatggctacaccaatggtaatggtgctgtcaatggaaatggctacaccaacggtaatggtgctgtcaatggaaatggctacaccaatggtAACAGTGCTgtcaatggaaatggctacaccaatggtAATGGTGCTGTCAATGGAAATGGCCACACTAATGGTAATGGTGCTGTtaatggaaatggctacaccaatggtaatggtgctgtcaatggaaatggctacaccaatggtAATAGTGCTATTAATGGTAATGGGAACGGCTACACCAATGGAAATGGAAATGGATATGCCAATGGTGATGGTGTTATCAATGGTAATGGAAATGGCTACTCCAATGGCAacggaaatggctacaccaatggcaatggaaatggttacaccaatggcaatggaaatggttACACCAATGGAAATGGCAATGGAAACGGTTACACCAATGGCAATGGCAATGAAAATGGTTACACCAATGGCAACGGAAATGGTTACACTAATGGCAATGGAAATGGTTACACTAATGGCAATGGAAATGGTTAcaccaatggcaatggaaatggttacaccaatggcaatggaaatggttACACCAATGGAAATGGCAATGGAAACGGTTACACCAATGGCAATGGCAATGAAAATGGTTACACCAATGGCAACGGAAATGGTTAcaccaatggcaatggaaatggctacaccaatggcaacggaaatggctacaccaatggcAAGGGAAATGGTTAcaccaatggcaatggaaatggctacaccaatggcAACGGAAATGGCTACACGAATGGCAATGGAAATGGTTACACTAATGGTAACGGAAATGGTTACACCAATGGCAacggaaatggctacaccaatggtAATGGTGTTATCAACGGTAACGGAAATGGCTACACCAAAAGGAATGGAGCGGCCAACGGAAACGGCTACTCCAATGGGATTGGAAAGAAGAATGGATATCGAAATGGAAAATCAAATGGATACGGATATTCAGGGTGA